From a single Salmo salar chromosome ssa22, Ssal_v3.1, whole genome shotgun sequence genomic region:
- the LOC106582820 gene encoding alpha-1,3-galactosyltransferase 2 isoform X3 — MSRCPQAPAEKLKLGNSIDASLDLWSRGDVQTCTDWGAPVIWDGMFDPDHYDQEHRMNHSSVSLTVFAVGRYLDAYLKAFLLSAERHFMVVLPVTYYVFTDVPERVPDIHLGSRRSLKVVRVQRHSRWQDISMMRMRAIADAIESQIRHHSQYVFCFDVDQVFVGRFGSEALGDSVALLHAYYYHRPQSLYTYDRNPRSRAYMETGDFYYHAAVFGGSWRTVKNMTETCYQAIMEDKENQVEALWHDESHLNKYLWLHKPSKVLSPEYCWDKNIGYRGDIHVVRLLWSEKKYDSLRVTELL, encoded by the exons ATGAGCCGATGTCCTCAAGCCCCTGCAGAGAAGCTGAAGCTGGGGAACAGTATAGATGCCTCCTTAGACCTCTG GTCCAGAGGTGATGTTCAGACCTGCACTGACTGGGGAGCCCCTGTGATCTGGGATGGGATGTTTGACCCAGATCATTACGACCAGGAGCACAGGATGAACCACTCATCTGTGTCTCTCACTGTATTCGCTGTGGGCAG GTATCTAGATGCCTACCTGAAGGCATTCCTTCTCTCTGCTGAGCGTCACTTTATGGTGGTTTTACCTGTGACATACTATGTGTTCACGGACGTTCCCGAGAGGGTACCAGACATCCATCTTGGTTCTAGGCGTAGCCTGAAAGTTGTGAGGGTGCAGAGACACTCTCGCTGGCAGGACATCTCCATGATGCGTATGAGGGCCATCGCAGATGCCATCGAGTCACAGATTCGTCACCACAGCCAGTACGTCTTCTGCTTTGACGTGGACCAGGTGTTTGTGGGTCGGTTCGGCTCCGAGGCTCTGGGAGACTCTGTTGCTCTGCTCCACGCCTACTACTACCACCGACCACAGAGCCTCTACACCTACGACCGCAACCCCAGGTCCAGGGCCTACATGGAGACTGGAGACTTCTACTATCATGCTGCTGTGTTCGGAGGCTCGTGGCGAACTGTGAAGAATATGACGGAGACCTGTTACCAGGCCATCATGGAGGACAAAGAGAACCAGGTGGAGGCTCTGTGGCATGACGAGAGTCACCTCAACAAGTACCTGTGGCTCCATAAGCCCAGCAAAGTGCTGTCTCCAGAGTACTGCTGGGACAAGAACATTGGCTACCGTGGTGACATACATGTGGTCCGCCTGCTCTGGTCAGAGAAGAAATATGACTCACTCCGGGTTACAGA GTTATTGTGA
- the LOC106582820 gene encoding alpha-1,3-galactosyltransferase 2 isoform X2, with protein MRLIYKAKCVLTFAFCAFVLLFIAYFTPTSVRYLEGFIPMSRCPQAPAEKLKLGNSIDASLDLWSRGDVQTCTDWGAPVIWDGMFDPDHYDQEHRMNHSSVSLTVFAVGRYLDAYLKAFLLSAERHFMVVLPVTYYVFTDVPERVPDIHLGSRRSLKVVRVQRHSRWQDISMMRMRAIADAIESQIRHHSQYVFCFDVDQVFVGRFGSEALGDSVALLHAYYYHRPQSLYTYDRNPRSRAYMETGDFYYHAAVFGGSWRTVKNMTETCYQAIMEDKENQVEALWHDESHLNKYLWLHKPSKVLSPEYCWDKNIGYRGDIHVVRLLWSEKKYDSLRVTELL; from the exons ATGAG ATTAATTTACAAGGCAAAGTGTGTATTAACATTTGCATTCTGTGCCTTTGTGCTGCTCTTCATAGCCTACTTCACACCCACATCAGTAAG GTACTTGGAGGGGTTCATTCCCATGAGCCGATGTCCTCAAGCCCCTGCAGAGAAGCTGAAGCTGGGGAACAGTATAGATGCCTCCTTAGACCTCTG GTCCAGAGGTGATGTTCAGACCTGCACTGACTGGGGAGCCCCTGTGATCTGGGATGGGATGTTTGACCCAGATCATTACGACCAGGAGCACAGGATGAACCACTCATCTGTGTCTCTCACTGTATTCGCTGTGGGCAG GTATCTAGATGCCTACCTGAAGGCATTCCTTCTCTCTGCTGAGCGTCACTTTATGGTGGTTTTACCTGTGACATACTATGTGTTCACGGACGTTCCCGAGAGGGTACCAGACATCCATCTTGGTTCTAGGCGTAGCCTGAAAGTTGTGAGGGTGCAGAGACACTCTCGCTGGCAGGACATCTCCATGATGCGTATGAGGGCCATCGCAGATGCCATCGAGTCACAGATTCGTCACCACAGCCAGTACGTCTTCTGCTTTGACGTGGACCAGGTGTTTGTGGGTCGGTTCGGCTCCGAGGCTCTGGGAGACTCTGTTGCTCTGCTCCACGCCTACTACTACCACCGACCACAGAGCCTCTACACCTACGACCGCAACCCCAGGTCCAGGGCCTACATGGAGACTGGAGACTTCTACTATCATGCTGCTGTGTTCGGAGGCTCGTGGCGAACTGTGAAGAATATGACGGAGACCTGTTACCAGGCCATCATGGAGGACAAAGAGAACCAGGTGGAGGCTCTGTGGCATGACGAGAGTCACCTCAACAAGTACCTGTGGCTCCATAAGCCCAGCAAAGTGCTGTCTCCAGAGTACTGCTGGGACAAGAACATTGGCTACCGTGGTGACATACATGTGGTCCGCCTGCTCTGGTCAGAGAAGAAATATGACTCACTCCGGGTTACAGA GTTATTGTGA
- the LOC106582820 gene encoding alpha-1,3-galactosyltransferase 2 isoform X1 — MSRLIYKAKCVLTFAFCAFVLLFIAYFTPTSVRYLEGFIPMSRCPQAPAEKLKLGNSIDASLDLWSRGDVQTCTDWGAPVIWDGMFDPDHYDQEHRMNHSSVSLTVFAVGRYLDAYLKAFLLSAERHFMVVLPVTYYVFTDVPERVPDIHLGSRRSLKVVRVQRHSRWQDISMMRMRAIADAIESQIRHHSQYVFCFDVDQVFVGRFGSEALGDSVALLHAYYYHRPQSLYTYDRNPRSRAYMETGDFYYHAAVFGGSWRTVKNMTETCYQAIMEDKENQVEALWHDESHLNKYLWLHKPSKVLSPEYCWDKNIGYRGDIHVVRLLWSEKKYDSLRVTELL; from the exons ATGAG CAGATTAATTTACAAGGCAAAGTGTGTATTAACATTTGCATTCTGTGCCTTTGTGCTGCTCTTCATAGCCTACTTCACACCCACATCAGTAAG GTACTTGGAGGGGTTCATTCCCATGAGCCGATGTCCTCAAGCCCCTGCAGAGAAGCTGAAGCTGGGGAACAGTATAGATGCCTCCTTAGACCTCTG GTCCAGAGGTGATGTTCAGACCTGCACTGACTGGGGAGCCCCTGTGATCTGGGATGGGATGTTTGACCCAGATCATTACGACCAGGAGCACAGGATGAACCACTCATCTGTGTCTCTCACTGTATTCGCTGTGGGCAG GTATCTAGATGCCTACCTGAAGGCATTCCTTCTCTCTGCTGAGCGTCACTTTATGGTGGTTTTACCTGTGACATACTATGTGTTCACGGACGTTCCCGAGAGGGTACCAGACATCCATCTTGGTTCTAGGCGTAGCCTGAAAGTTGTGAGGGTGCAGAGACACTCTCGCTGGCAGGACATCTCCATGATGCGTATGAGGGCCATCGCAGATGCCATCGAGTCACAGATTCGTCACCACAGCCAGTACGTCTTCTGCTTTGACGTGGACCAGGTGTTTGTGGGTCGGTTCGGCTCCGAGGCTCTGGGAGACTCTGTTGCTCTGCTCCACGCCTACTACTACCACCGACCACAGAGCCTCTACACCTACGACCGCAACCCCAGGTCCAGGGCCTACATGGAGACTGGAGACTTCTACTATCATGCTGCTGTGTTCGGAGGCTCGTGGCGAACTGTGAAGAATATGACGGAGACCTGTTACCAGGCCATCATGGAGGACAAAGAGAACCAGGTGGAGGCTCTGTGGCATGACGAGAGTCACCTCAACAAGTACCTGTGGCTCCATAAGCCCAGCAAAGTGCTGTCTCCAGAGTACTGCTGGGACAAGAACATTGGCTACCGTGGTGACATACATGTGGTCCGCCTGCTCTGGTCAGAGAAGAAATATGACTCACTCCGGGTTACAGA GTTATTGTGA